DNA sequence from the Acidobacteriota bacterium genome:
CGGCACTCTGCGCGTTCGCACCAACACCGGCGGCGGCCTCGTCCGGCTGACCAACGGTGAAGCGATGCGAGCGGAGTGGGGCTCGCTGACCGGCGAACAGGCACTCCTCGCCATGCTCGGCTCGAAGGAGGGCTCGTTTCGCTTTACCGCGTCCGAGGCGGCGGCGGATTCCGGACGCCCTCTCCCCCTGCGCAAGTTGATGCTCAAGAGCCAGTGGATCGAGGACGAGCGCGTCCGGCGGCGTCACTGGACGCCCGCCACGGCGGCCCCCTTGCGGGCTACCGGCAAACCGCTGCCGGAAGATCTCCTGGCGCAACCCCTGCCCGTGCAGGAAGTGCTCGGCCACCTGCACGCTCAGCCCGGCAGCCGCCTCTACGACCTGCTGGCCCAACTACCCTTTGCGCCCCACCTGATCCGCTTGACGGCCAGCTGGCTGGCCGAAGAGGACCTGATCGAAGAAGGCGGTGCGGGCGGCGGTGAAGATTTCCCCACCACCCAGGCGCTGAGTTCGTCGATGCTGCTGGAAACCGCCGTTTCGGGCCTCCTCGGGAGGGCCCGCAAGCGGGGCTTCGAAGCCGAGACGGTGCCTTTCTTGTGGCTCTTCGAGCCCGCTGTCGCGCCGCAGGTCGACGCTCTTTTCGAGGGTCTGCCGTCGGCGCCGGCCTACGAACCCTTTCGCCGCCTCGGGCGGCAAGTCGCCAACCGGCGGAGCGGCAGCACAACGGTCCAGGATCCCACCACCGGCGCCCTCTCGCTGCACATCAAGATGCTCTCTGAGGGAGCCCGCGCGCAGATCGACGTGGTGGCCCCGGCATGCCTGGGCATCCTCGTATGGCTGCACCGCGGCGAGGATCTCGAGGACGAGGTTCTCGAGCGAATGCAGCGGGTGCGCAGCCGACGGCCCACCGGCCTGGTGATCACCCCCACCCCCGAAGCCCAGCGGGCGGTGGTGCCGAAGATCGAAGGCGACAGCCATTGGCAACATACCCTCCACCCGCCGCGCACCCTGCTCGCGGTGCTGCGCCTGCTAGGGGTCGGAGCATGAGCGGCCCGGCAAGCCGAACTCCGCTCAGCCAGCGGGCGAGGCCCGCCCTGCTGGTGGTCGACCCGATCACCGAGCGCCGGCGCGCCCTGAGCCGCGCCCTGGCCGCCGCCTACGAAGTGGTGCCGGCCCTCGACGCGGAAGAGGGCGAACGCTACGCCCAAACCCTCGGCCCGGCGGTCATCGTGATGCCGGCGCCCATCGCCCGGGGCGCCGGGGCCTGGGTTCTCGCCGAGCGCTATGGCGATCCGTCCGTCGCTCAGAGCGTCGTCCTCCTCGGCTCCGGCGATCCGGCGGAGGCGGAAGAGATCCCGGAGTCCACCGTGCTGCTGCCGGCCCACGGACTCGCCCGGAACGCCCTGATCACCCGCATTCGCCTCGCCCTGCTGGCGCGCGAGGCCGGCCTCGCTCCGGACGCTCACCTCGAAGCCCTCCTCGGGGACCTCAGCCAAATCTCCCTGATCGAGCTAGTGCAGCTCTTGAGCCGCATGCACCTCTCCGCGCGGGTCGACTTGCCAGGCCGCGGCCATCTCCGCCTGGCGGAGCAAACCCTCCACTCGGCGGCGACCGGCAAGGTGCAAGGCATCAAAGCCTTCTGCCGCCTCTGCCGCTTGA
Encoded proteins:
- a CDS encoding response regulator, producing the protein MAQVLVIDEDQVSATAVEDRLRSGGHSVDLFTSPADVSAAKFASNTHLILLSIDHDSSPQVERLAALKERLPSNDVPVFVMTGSHRREDRLAALRAGAAEVFSKPIDLEELALRVDRAADHDDDGLEGNLATYPPWEVFESLGYAQRSGTLRVRTNTGGGLVRLTNGEAMRAEWGSLTGEQALLAMLGSKEGSFRFTASEAAADSGRPLPLRKLMLKSQWIEDERVRRRHWTPATAAPLRATGKPLPEDLLAQPLPVQEVLGHLHAQPGSRLYDLLAQLPFAPHLIRLTASWLAEEDLIEEGGAGGGEDFPTTQALSSSMLLETAVSGLLGRARKRGFEAETVPFLWLFEPAVAPQVDALFEGLPSAPAYEPFRRLGRQVANRRSGSTTVQDPTTGALSLHIKMLSEGARAQIDVVAPACLGILVWLHRGEDLEDEVLERMQRVRSRRPTGLVITPTPEAQRAVVPKIEGDSHWQHTLHPPRTLLAVLRLLGVGA